CGCTTTATCACCGTTTCTTCACCCCATCGCGGCACCGTTTTAGCCTATCTTCTCGATCGTCCAGGTAGTATTCAAATGCGTCCAGATAGTCATTTCTTGGCAGACTTAAATCGTGATTTAAATATGTTGGAACGCATTAACTTTACCTCCATCTGGACACCCTTCGATTTAATGATTGTTCCGCCGACAAGTTCGCAACTTTTTGTTGGTCAAGATATCCAAGTACCAGTTGCTTTTCATGCCTGGATGATTACCGATTCAAAAGCGATCGCAGCCGTAGTAAACGCCCTTTCCGAACCACTCAGACAGCATCACCCACTTGGGAAAACTCCGCCTCCCCGAAAATTGCCGAAAATTGACAATAAAATTTAAATTCCAAAAAATTGTAAAACGGATCTTCTAAAAAGAAAGTCCGATGTTCCGTAGGCAACCCCCCAAATCTTCGTTTTGGTTCTTGATAAAAACGCAGTTGCTTTTGTTGCGCCCTTTCTAACAAACTTTCCCAGTCTGCTTCCTCAGTAAAAATTAAGCCAAAATGCCTGGGATAAATCCCTTTTTGCGGTATCAACAATTCTTTGCTAACATGAGCAACAATCTGATGACCGTAAAGATTGAGAATTAATGAATTTGCCGTTTCTCGGCCAACTTCGCACCCCAAACCATCAACATAAAACTCTTTAGTTTGGGCTATGTTAGCTACAGGAAAGGCAAGATGAAATAATACTTGGTGCATAATTTACTGTTTCACAAGAGGTTGTTATTCAATGTTTAATTCTATTTATTCGCTAAATCCCTGGTTAATTGCAGTGGGATTAAACACAGTTTTATTATCGATCGTTTGGTTTGCCCCCAAAAAATTACTTACCCCAGCTGGTATATTCCACGCTTGGTTACTAGGCATATTGATTTGGGGAACTCTTGGTTGGCAAGGATACGTAATAGTTGGGTTTTATTTCCTCGTCGGTTCTGCTGTCACTCGCATCGGCATAGCCCAAAAA
This genomic interval from Phormidium ambiguum IAM M-71 contains the following:
- a CDS encoding esterase/lipase family protein, giving the protein MKHSSNCNPVLLVHGINDTATVFCKMTPRLARKGWQVHDIDLTPNNCDRPLDYLAKQIAHYIEKTFPPEQPVDIVGFSMGGIVSRYYIQRLGGIDRVHRFITVSSPHRGTVLAYLLDRPGSIQMRPDSHFLADLNRDLNMLERINFTSIWTPFDLMIVPPTSSQLFVGQDIQVPVAFHAWMITDSKAIAAVVNALSEPLRQHHPLGKTPPPRKLPKIDNKI
- a CDS encoding VOC family protein, yielding MHQVLFHLAFPVANIAQTKEFYVDGLGCEVGRETANSLILNLYGHQIVAHVSKELLIPQKGIYPRHFGLIFTEEADWESLLERAQQKQLRFYQEPKRRFGGLPTEHRTFFLEDPFYNFLEFKFYCQFSAIFGEAEFSQVGDAV